From the genome of Streptomyces xanthophaeus:
TCGTCGGGCATCCGGAAGCGGACGATCGCCGGGCGGTGCTCGCCCTGGTACGCCTCGACCTGTACCTGGGTGAGCTCGCGGCAGTGACCGTCGTACCCGGAGGGCTTGCCGGCGGCGCGGGCGGCCGCGCGGCGGGCGTCGAGCTCTTCGGTGGAGCAGTAGCAGTGGTACGCGTAGCCGCCGTCGAGCAGCTTCTTCGCGACGTCCGCGTAGATGTCCATGCGCTCGGACTGGCGGTACGGGGCGTGCGGGCCGCCGACCTCGGGGCCCTCGTCCCAGGTGAAGCCGAGCCAGCGCAGCGAGGCGAGCAGCTGGTCGTAGGACTCCTCGGAGTCACGGGCCGCGTCGGTGTCCTCGATGCGGAAGACGAACGTACCGCCGTGGTGGCGGGCGAACGCCCAGTTGAAGAGTGCGGTCCGGACCAGGCCCACGTGGGGGTTGCCGGTCGGGGAGGGACAGAAACGTACGCGGACAGGTCCGTTAACCACGCTTGATCACCTTGTTGGTGAGAGTGCCGATGCCTTCGATGGTGACGGCGACCTCGTCGCCGACGTTGAGGGGGCCGACTCCGGCCGGGGTCCCCGTGAGGATGACGTCGCCGGGCAGCAGCGTCATGGCCTCGGAGATGTGGACGATCAGGTCCTCGATGGAGCGGACCATGTCGCTGGTACGGCCGAGCTGGCGCTGTTCGCCGTTGACCGTGCACTGGATGGTCAGATCGCTCGGGTCCAGGTCGGTCTCGATCCAGGGGCCGAGGGGGCAGGCACTGTCGAAGCCCTTGGCCCGGGCCCACTGCTTCTCCCGCTGCTGGACGTCGCGCGCAGTGACGTCGTTGGCGCAGGTGTAGCCGAGGATGACGTCCTTGACGCGCTCCTTCGGGACCTCGCGGCACATGCGGCCGATGACCACGGCGAGCTCCGCCTCGTGGTGGAGGTCCTGGGAGAAGGAGGGGTACGTGATCGGGTCGCCCGGGCCGACCACCGAGGTGGAGGGCTTGAAGAAGGTGATCGGGGCGTCGGGGACCTCGTTGCCGAGCTCCGCCGCGTGCTCCGCGTAGTTGCGGCCGATGGCCACGACCTTGTTCGGGAGCACGGGCGGCAGCAGTCGGACCTTGCTCATCGGGACCTTCGTGCCCGAGAGCTCGAAGTCCGCGAAGGGGATGCCCTTGATGATGTCGAGAACGAGCGTGGAGTCGTCGCCGGGGGCGCCGTCGCCCTCGACCGCGCCGAACGCGACGTTGCCGTCGATCGAGAACCTGGCGATGCGCACCTGTTGCGTCTGCCCCTCTGTATTTCCGCTGGCTGGAGTCTGCGGACCCCAGGCTAACGCGGCGGGCAGCGGCGCTTCACGTTCCTTGAGGGGTGGCTACTCCGCGGCGGCGGCGACCGGCACGTTCATCAGGACGGTGCGGCGCGGGTTCGCGGTCTGCGTCGGCAGCTCGACGGCGTGCTCCGGGGTGGCCGGTGCCGCCTGCAGTTCCTCGGCGTCCTTGAGGTGCGCGAGGGTCGTGCGGCGGGGGTTGGCTATGTTGCGGAACATCGTCGTCGTCTTCATCGGAGTTCGGGGTCCTCGGTTCGATCTATGGGTGTCGGTTGTCGCATGCACCAACCCTGGCGCCAACCCTTTAAGGGG
Proteins encoded in this window:
- a CDS encoding fumarylacetoacetate hydrolase family protein, which encodes MRIARFSIDGNVAFGAVEGDGAPGDDSTLVLDIIKGIPFADFELSGTKVPMSKVRLLPPVLPNKVVAIGRNYAEHAAELGNEVPDAPITFFKPSTSVVGPGDPITYPSFSQDLHHEAELAVVIGRMCREVPKERVKDVILGYTCANDVTARDVQQREKQWARAKGFDSACPLGPWIETDLDPSDLTIQCTVNGEQRQLGRTSDMVRSIEDLIVHISEAMTLLPGDVILTGTPAGVGPLNVGDEVAVTIEGIGTLTNKVIKRG